A genome region from Methanofollis sp. includes the following:
- a CDS encoding ferredoxin family protein, producing RCKGCNLCTLVCPYRIFQEGTAPNRRGIVVPTLDRPERCTNCRLQKLYGRVLCGVCQMICPDQAIRWVEEKPFEPEKVVIED from the coding sequence CCAGGTGCAAGGGCTGCAACCTCTGCACCCTGGTCTGCCCATACAGGATATTTCAGGAGGGCACGGCGCCGAACAGGCGGGGCATCGTGGTCCCGACCCTCGACCGTCCTGAGCGCTGTACCAACTGCCGCCTCCAGAAGCTCTACGGACGGGTGCTCTGCGGCGTCTGCCAGATGATCTGCCCGGACCAGGCGATCCGGTGGGTCGAAGAAAAACCCTTTGAACCCGAAAAGGTGGTGATTGAAGATTGA